The Cellulomonas wangleii genome includes a region encoding these proteins:
- a CDS encoding aldose 1-epimerase family protein — protein MNTPPPTGDQHVLQHGDQVAVVTSVAASLREYRVGDRDVVLPFAVDSIAPAFSGAVLAPWPNRLRDGTYRFRDVTYEVPLTEHERLTSLHGLLAYERFATVIATEDSVTLRHDLVPIPGYPWPLRLDVTYTLGDDGLTVALAATNQGTDVAPYGVGFHPWLSPGPGTVDECTLQLDAARSVTVDERLLPTGTQSVAGDMDLRAGRPLAGVTLDDAWLEVTPDADGLTWATLTGADGRTVAVWADATLPAWQVCTGDGIPGIERRGVAVEPMTCIADAFRTGDLLVELAPGATHEVRWGMSLR, from the coding sequence GTGAACACTCCCCCACCCACGGGTGACCAGCACGTGCTGCAGCACGGTGACCAGGTCGCCGTCGTCACGTCCGTCGCCGCGAGCCTGCGCGAGTACCGCGTCGGTGACCGGGACGTCGTCCTGCCGTTCGCGGTCGACTCGATCGCCCCCGCGTTCTCCGGTGCCGTGCTGGCGCCGTGGCCCAACCGGCTGCGCGACGGCACGTACCGGTTCCGCGACGTCACCTACGAGGTGCCGCTGACCGAGCACGAGCGCCTGACGTCGCTGCACGGCCTGCTCGCGTACGAGCGGTTCGCCACCGTGATCGCCACCGAGGACTCGGTGACGCTGCGCCACGACCTGGTGCCGATCCCGGGCTACCCCTGGCCGCTGCGCCTGGACGTGACCTACACGCTGGGCGACGACGGCCTCACGGTGGCGCTCGCCGCGACCAACCAGGGCACCGACGTCGCGCCGTACGGCGTCGGGTTCCACCCGTGGCTGTCCCCCGGCCCCGGCACGGTCGACGAGTGCACGCTGCAGCTCGACGCGGCCCGGTCGGTGACGGTCGACGAGCGCCTGCTGCCCACCGGGACGCAGTCCGTCGCGGGCGACATGGACCTGCGCGCGGGCCGCCCGCTGGCCGGCGTCACGCTGGACGACGCGTGGCTCGAGGTGACCCCCGACGCCGACGGCCTGACGTGGGCGACCCTCACCGGGGCCGACGGCCGCACCGTCGCGGTCTGGGCCGACGCCACGCTGCCCGCGTGGCAGGTCTGCACGGGCGACGGCATCCCCGGCATCGAGCGCCGCGGCGTCGCGGTCGAGCCGATGACGTGCATCGCGGACGCGTTCCGCACCGGCGACCTGCTCGTGGAGCTCGCGCCCGGCGCGACCCACGAGGTCCGGTGGGGCATGTCGCTGCGCTGA
- a CDS encoding CpaF family protein has translation MVTVVADGVTILEGEVRELVRRRGLDPVRDRAGVVALVHAAMADYDERSLLGAVPPLGDAAAAHKLVVDAVAGLGPLQRYLDDEEVEEIWINSPSQVFVARRGEPELTTTILTEAQVRDLVERMLKVSGRRLDLSSPFVDASLPGGERLHAVIPDVTRRYWSVNIRKYVVRATSMEDMVALGSVTPQAAAFLRAAVQVGLNVLVSGQTQAGKTTMLNALAGAVPPRERVVSCEEVFELRPAVRDWVAMQTRQPNLEGTGEITLRRLVKEALRMRPDRLLVGEVREAEALDLLIALNSGIPAMCTIHASSAREALSKLCTLPLLAGGNISDRFVVPTVASSVDLVVHLELDARGRRRTREVVAVPGRVEAGVVETADLFTTRAGVLVRGDGFPPHVERFARAGLDVAAMLRQG, from the coding sequence GTGGTGACGGTGGTGGCGGACGGCGTGACGATCCTCGAGGGGGAGGTCCGTGAGCTCGTCCGGCGTCGCGGGCTCGACCCGGTGCGGGACCGGGCCGGGGTCGTGGCGCTGGTCCACGCCGCCATGGCCGACTACGACGAGCGCTCGCTGCTCGGGGCCGTGCCGCCGCTGGGTGACGCCGCCGCCGCGCACAAGCTGGTGGTCGACGCCGTGGCCGGGCTGGGACCGCTGCAGCGCTACCTGGACGACGAGGAGGTCGAGGAGATCTGGATCAACTCGCCGTCGCAGGTCTTCGTGGCCCGGCGCGGTGAGCCCGAGCTGACCACGACGATCCTGACGGAGGCCCAGGTCCGGGACCTCGTGGAGAGGATGCTGAAGGTCTCCGGGCGGCGGCTGGACCTGTCCAGCCCGTTCGTCGACGCCTCCCTGCCCGGCGGTGAACGGCTGCACGCCGTCATCCCCGACGTCACGCGACGGTACTGGTCGGTGAACATCCGCAAGTACGTCGTGCGGGCCACGAGCATGGAGGACATGGTCGCCCTGGGGTCGGTCACCCCGCAGGCGGCCGCGTTCCTGCGGGCCGCGGTCCAGGTCGGCCTCAACGTGCTGGTCTCCGGCCAGACGCAGGCCGGCAAGACGACGATGCTCAACGCCCTGGCCGGGGCCGTTCCGCCGCGCGAGCGGGTGGTGAGCTGCGAGGAGGTCTTCGAGCTGCGCCCGGCCGTGCGTGACTGGGTGGCGATGCAGACGCGGCAGCCCAACCTGGAGGGCACCGGCGAGATCACCCTGCGCCGCCTCGTCAAGGAGGCGCTGCGGATGCGCCCCGACAGGCTGCTGGTGGGGGAGGTCCGGGAGGCGGAGGCGCTCGACCTGCTCATCGCCCTCAACAGCGGCATCCCCGCGATGTGCACGATCCACGCCAGCTCGGCACGGGAGGCGCTCAGCAAGCTGTGCACGCTGCCGCTGCTGGCCGGAGGCAACATCTCGGACCGGTTCGTGGTGCCGACCGTCGCGTCCTCCGTGGACCTCGTCGTTCACCTGGAGCTGGACGCCCGTGGGCGGCGGCGCACCCGTGAGGTCGTCGCGGTGCCCGGTCGCGTGGAGGCGGGTGTCGTGGAGACGGCCGACCTGTTCACCACGCGCGCCGGTGTGCTCGTGCGTGGGGACGGGTTCCCGCCGCACGTCGAGCGCTTCGCCCGGGCCGGCCTCGACGTCGCCGCGATGCTGCGGCAGGGCTGA
- a CDS encoding type II secretion system F family protein produces the protein MGVVVGLLLGAGLACVWWSWWPLARGHGQRPDGWTVRTRDTLTQAGVSAVTPGALIGVSALASLLVAALAFLVVPVPVVALCAGAFAAAAPSALVRGRARRRLAAARGLWPDVVDHLASGVRAGLSLPEAVAQLGDRGPAELRPPFRAFAEDYRATGRFVDSLDVLKDRLADPVADRIIEALRLTRDVGGTDLGRLLRTLSTFLREDLRTRGEIEARQSWTVYAARLAVAAPWVVLAMLATRPEAIRAYDSTAGAVVLVTGAVCTVVAYRVMLRVARLPDDPRVLR, from the coding sequence GTGGGCGTCGTCGTGGGGCTGCTGCTGGGGGCGGGGCTCGCGTGCGTCTGGTGGTCCTGGTGGCCGCTCGCGCGTGGCCACGGGCAGCGGCCTGACGGCTGGACCGTGCGGACGCGCGACACGCTGACGCAGGCCGGTGTCAGCGCCGTGACGCCGGGTGCGCTGATCGGTGTCAGCGCGCTCGCGAGCCTGCTGGTCGCGGCACTGGCGTTCCTCGTCGTGCCGGTCCCGGTGGTCGCCCTGTGCGCAGGCGCGTTCGCGGCCGCCGCGCCCTCGGCGCTCGTGCGGGGCCGGGCCCGCCGTCGGCTCGCCGCCGCACGCGGCCTGTGGCCCGACGTGGTCGACCACCTCGCGTCGGGCGTGCGTGCAGGGCTGTCCCTGCCGGAGGCGGTCGCCCAGCTGGGTGACCGGGGACCGGCCGAGCTGCGCCCGCCGTTCCGCGCGTTCGCGGAGGACTACCGCGCGACCGGGCGGTTCGTCGACAGCCTCGACGTGCTCAAGGACCGGCTCGCCGACCCCGTCGCGGACCGGATCATCGAGGCGCTGCGTCTCACCCGGGACGTCGGTGGCACCGACCTGGGGCGGCTGCTGCGCACGTTGTCGACCTTCCTGCGTGAGGACCTGCGCACCCGTGGGGAGATCGAGGCGCGCCAGAGCTGGACCGTGTACGCCGCCCGCCTGGCCGTCGCCGCGCCGTGGGTCGTGCTCGCGATGCTGGCGACGCGTCCCGAGGCGATCCGCGCCTACGACTCGACCGCCGGTGCGGTCGTCCTCGTCACCGGCGCGGTCTGCACGGTCGTGGCGTACCGGGTCATGCTGCG